The following coding sequences lie in one Spinacia oleracea cultivar Varoflay chromosome 1, BTI_SOV_V1, whole genome shotgun sequence genomic window:
- the LOC130465626 gene encoding uncharacterized protein — MAEGTLKIWHGGVFKKVANGETIYEGGRGRTFPVDVDELCWWDLEVLAKKCGGYENIDGLFYLIPGLSLANGLRKVYEDVEVLKMAELVLKYRCVELYVYHGTELPNQETTIISPQNDVMSSPKKGHALSSTSKTYPATSQATKKDYATSSAAKKDAATSSILPTDTLANKKQAHTPGKSKNPTKPQKTKSTPKKSRESIKSPPQPTEEEISIPTLEANENDFLENYEWEDPRPESPLKFTDLYSDISDEDDDVDPDFELELASSDGDGDYVDKLEKELEDEEILADQKLSDTDESDEEYIASRAKTRSCNNKLVELAEQLQREAAEGKLGGVQSEATTGEGTSAAGGYVSEYEDSEDDIHTPPDSGDEDLSFERRRRRAVLVGEHTDFSVFRWKVGQRFPNRAAFKDAVAKYAVLQGRNVFIQSSNIRRQQRVGVKCVEGCPFYLYASWDSRREVLVVKRVEGEHTCHRNMKKNRQLKSTWVAKQFLEVFKARPHWPAKEIMETIRRAFKIVVKKEFAYKVKYAAHTLLHGSMHEHYKKVGGYVAAIKNSSPGTMVELVTDVSKQAFPPVFQRFYTCFEGLQRGWKQGCRKVIAVDACFLKTFLGGQLMSAIGRDGNDQMYPISWAVVEGENNMSWEWFFLLHQRSLDLGEGEGIAIISDEHQAILNAVAAVLPKAEHRHCARHIFAHWHKTWKGDEMKLLFWKIAKAYNLADYNDALEELTQLNVDAATAFKGYKPEVFCRAFLDTTMKTDAITSNIAETFNGYIIQARTKHLIFMLEDIRNNLMQRLVVKRQQMEKSTSILCPRIQQKLEKEKAKASNCDVIPSTDTLFNVNYYLDQLVVDLEARTVRL, encoded by the exons ATGGCTGAGGGTACTCTGAAAATTTGGCATGGAGGTGTGTTTAAAAAGGTTGCTAATGGTGAGACAATCTATGAGGGAGGACGGGGTAGAACCTTTCCTGTTGATGTTGATGAGTTGTGTTGGTGGGATTTAGAAGTTTTAGCTAAGAAATGTGGGGGGTATGAGAATATCGATGGTCTTTTCTACTTGATTCCTGGGCTTAGCTTAGCAAATGGTTTGAGGAAAGTGTATGAAGATGTAGAGGTTTTGAAGATGGCTGAATTGGTGTTGAAGTACAGGTGTGTTGAGTTGTATGTATATCATGGTACTGAGTTACCAAACCAAGAAACCACAATCATATCACCACAAAATGATGTCATGTCATCACCCAAAAAAGGTCATGCCCTGTCATCAACATCTAAGACATATCCTGCCACCTCACAAGCTACCAAAAAAGATTATGCTACCTCATCAGCTGCAAAAAAAGATGCTGCCACCTCATCAATATTACCTACAGATACCCTAGCAAACAAAAAACAGGCCCATACCCCTGGAAAATCTAAAAACCCAACCAAACCACAAAAAACAAAGTCCACTCCAAAAAAATCCAGAGAATCCATCAAATCCCCCCCTCAACCTACTGAAGAAGAAATCAGCATCCCCACCCTTGAAGCTAATGAAAATGATTTCTTAGAGAACTATGAATGGGAAGACCCCAGACCCGAGAGTCCATTGAAGTTCACAGATCTGTACTCTGACATAagtgatgaagatgatgatgttgATCCGGACTTTGAGCTAGAACTTGCATCCtctgatggtgatggtgattaTGTTGATAAATTGGAGAAGGAATTAGAGGATGAGGAGATTTTAGCTGATCAGAAACTGTCAGACACAGATGAAAGTGATGAGGAGTATATTGCATCTAGGGCAAAGACGAGGAGCTGTAACAACAAGCTTGTTGAACTAGCTGAACAACTTCAAAGGGAGGCAGCTGAGGGAAAGTTAGGTGGTGTTCAGTCAGAGGCTACAACAGGAGAGGGAACTAGTGCTGCAGGGGGTTATGTGAGTGAGTACGAGGATAGTGAGGATGATATACACACGCCCCCCGATAGTGGTGATGAGGATTTGAGTTTCGAGAGGAGGAGAAGGAGAGCTGTTTTGGTAGGTGAACACACTGACTTCTCTGTGTTCAGGTGGAAAGTTGGGCAAAGGTTTCCCAACAGGGCTGCTTTCAAAGATGCAGTTGCTAAGTATGCTGTTCTACAGGGGAGAAACGTTTTCATACAGTCTAGTAACATACGTAGGCAACAAAGGGTAGGGGTGAAGTGTGTTGAAGGTTGTCCGTTCTACTTGTATGCGTCTTGGGACTCTAGGAGAGAAGTACTTGTTGTGAAGAGGGTAGAGGGTGAGCATACTTGTCATAGAAATATGAAAAAGAATCGACAGTTAAAGTCCACTTGGGTTGCAAAACAGTTTCTCGAGGTGTTCAAGGCTAGACCCCATTGGCCAGCTAAGGAAATCATGGAGACTATAAGGAGGGCATTTAAGATTGTAGTAAAAAAGGAGTTTGCGTATAAGGTGAAGTATGCTGCACACACGTTATTACATGGTTCGATGCACGAGCATTACAAGAAAGTGGGAGGGTATGTGGCAGCCATAAAGAACAGTAGTCCTGGTACGATGGTGGAGCTAGTGACCGATGTCAGTAAACAAGCGTTTCCACCTGTTTTCCAGAGGTTTTACACATGTTTTGAAGGATTGCAGAGGGGCTGGAAGCAGGGTTGCAGGAAGGTGATAGCGGTTGATGCGTGTTTTCTGAAAACCTTCCTGGGTGGGCAGTTGATGAGTGCTATAGGTAGGGATGGCAATGACCAAATGTACCCTATTTCTTGGGCCGTAGTAGAGGGGGAGAATAACATGTCTTGGGAGTGGTTTTTTCTTCTGCATCAGAGGTCCCTCGATCTAGGTGAAGGAGAGGGAATTGCTATCATCTCCGATGAGCACCAG GCTATATTAAATGCCGTTGCAGCAGTTCTCCCAAAGGCAGAGCATAGACACTGTGCGAGGCACATCTTTGCTCATTGGCACAAGACTTGGAAAGGTGATGAGATGAAGCTTTTATTCTGGAAAATTGCCAAGGCTTACAACCTTGCTGACTACAATGATGCCTTGGAGGAACTCACACAGTTGAATGTCGATGCTGCCACTGCGTTTAAGGGCTACAAACCAGAGGTTTTCTGTAGAGCTTTTCTAGATACAACAATGAAGACTGATGCCATAACATCCAACATAGCTGAAACATTCAATGGATACATCATTCAGGCAAGAACCAAACATCTGATCTTCATGTTAGAAGACATCAGAAACAACTTGATGCAAAGATTGGTGGTGAAAAGACAGCAAATGGAGAAGTCGACATCA